The following is a genomic window from Deltaproteobacteria bacterium.
GTATCCATCATCTTTCAGGGCGCCATGAACGCGCTGAATCCGGTCATGACCGTGGGCAAACAGATCTCGGAAGCCATCGTGCTCCACGAAAAAGCTTCCGAAGCCGATGCCCTGCGCAAGACAAAGGACCTCCTGGAGCTGGTGGAGATCCCGTCGGACCGCTATAAGCATTATCCGCACGAGTTTTCCGGCGGAATGAAGCAGCGGGCCATGATCGCCATGGCGCTGGCCTGCGATCCGAAGCTGATCATCGGAGACGAACCCACGACCGCACTGGATGTCATGATCCAGGCCCAGATCCTCAACCTGCTGGAACGGCTTCGCAGAGAGCTGTCCATGGGTATGATCCTCATTACCCACGATCTGGCTATCCTGGGCGAGACCTGCGACAAGATCGCGGTGATGTATGCGGGGAAAATCGTAGAGACGGGCAGCGTCAAGGATATCTTCGAAGATGCCCGGCATCCCTACACCAAGCGTTTGATCGGCTGTTTTCCCAATGTAAAGGGCCCGACGGCGGTTCCCGACGGTATCGAGGGCTTTCCGCCGAATCTGCTGGATCCGCCGGGTGGCTGCGCATTTCATCCCCGATGCGAATT
Proteins encoded in this region:
- a CDS encoding ABC transporter ATP-binding protein, which produces MLKAVDDVSFDLEHGEALGLVGESGCGKTTSALSIARLLPKEGRIVGGQILLDGRDVIPAPESELRRRRWTDVSIIFQGAMNALNPVMTVGKQISEAIVLHEKASEADALRKTKDLLELVEIPSDRYKHYPHEFSGGMKQRAMIAMALACDPKLIIGDEPTTALDVMIQAQILNLLERLRRELSMGMILITHDLAILGETCDKIAVMYAGKIVETGSVKDIFEDARHPYTKRLIGCFPNVKGPTAVPDGIEGFPPNLLDPPGGCAFHPRCEFAWDLCQVQTPEFVNVGGKHMVGCHLKKARQ